In Saccharothrix violaceirubra, the following are encoded in one genomic region:
- a CDS encoding VOC family protein produces the protein MALRLVQVNLKARDDAALGRFWAAALGWAVVGSAGGATPVHPAGFAWPDPVAVSIDVIAVPDPEAVRGRVHLDLATTSAAHQVELVARLVESGATHADIGQGDVPWTVLADPEGNVFCVLEPRPVYQDTGPIAAVVVDCADPRAMARFWGAATDWTTHEVGDDYARLRSAAGVGPYLEFLRTPDSSDHHRLHLDLAPYPDDDQAAEVARLRALGAADLDGGQGEVPWTVLTDPEGNGFCVLAPA, from the coding sequence ATGGCGCTTCGGCTGGTGCAGGTGAACCTCAAGGCCCGGGACGACGCGGCGCTCGGCCGGTTCTGGGCCGCGGCGCTCGGCTGGGCCGTGGTCGGTTCCGCGGGCGGTGCCACCCCTGTCCACCCGGCGGGATTCGCCTGGCCGGACCCGGTGGCCGTGAGCATCGACGTGATCGCCGTGCCGGACCCCGAAGCGGTGCGGGGGCGCGTGCACCTGGATCTCGCCACGACCTCCGCCGCCCACCAGGTCGAGTTGGTGGCACGTCTGGTGGAGTCGGGCGCGACCCACGCCGACATCGGTCAGGGCGACGTGCCGTGGACGGTGCTGGCCGATCCCGAGGGCAATGTCTTCTGCGTGCTGGAGCCACGGCCGGTCTACCAGGACACCGGGCCGATCGCCGCCGTGGTCGTCGACTGCGCCGATCCGCGGGCCATGGCCCGGTTCTGGGGTGCGGCTACGGACTGGACCACGCACGAAGTCGGCGACGACTACGCCCGGCTGCGCTCGGCGGCGGGTGTCGGCCCCTACCTGGAGTTCCTGCGTACTCCCGACAGTTCCGACCACCACCGCCTCCACCTCGACCTCGCGCCGTACCCGGACGACGACCAGGCGGCCGAGGTGGCGCGGCTACGTGCCCTCGGCGCCGCCGACCTCGACGGCGGTCAGGGCGAAGTGCCGTGGACGGTGCTGACCGACCCCGAGGGCAACGGGTTCTGCGTGCTCGCCCCGGCCTAG
- a CDS encoding HEAT repeat domain-containing protein, whose product MLSPVEVLAMTPWARLEHAYGDAADLPDRLTPLLSEDSEAVARALAVLDAAVLHQGTIYSSTAPVAVFVAGILADPRTAVSCEGALPWDPRVRPVRAALLEWLAVVADSAAFEEYDDRDTLACRAVRADLVDAVLPFLDDPADPVRVAALAAAGHLLRAPELATRRTELADRLRSWAANTPPVDRVRVALTLSCWGIAPHEALTDPDPVVRAYAAISPALDTDPRALDEVRTALRDPESADAWFADEPLPHLDHRFGACLVEALLRRTATFEEVEEEAAAVARSTEKIGLTPMLERAFTPPVFTDDQLTPAQRRFRDVLDKHVLS is encoded by the coding sequence GTGTTGTCTCCTGTCGAGGTGCTCGCCATGACGCCCTGGGCCCGGTTGGAGCACGCCTACGGCGACGCGGCCGACCTGCCCGACCGGCTGACCCCGTTGCTGAGTGAGGACTCCGAGGCGGTGGCGAGGGCACTGGCCGTGCTCGACGCCGCCGTCCTGCACCAGGGCACGATCTATTCGTCCACGGCGCCCGTCGCCGTGTTCGTGGCGGGCATCCTGGCCGATCCCCGCACCGCGGTCTCCTGCGAGGGCGCCCTCCCGTGGGACCCGCGGGTGCGCCCGGTGCGCGCGGCGCTGCTGGAGTGGCTCGCGGTGGTCGCCGACAGTGCGGCGTTCGAGGAGTACGACGACCGCGACACGTTGGCGTGCCGAGCGGTGCGCGCCGATCTCGTGGACGCCGTGCTCCCGTTCCTGGACGACCCGGCCGACCCGGTGCGCGTGGCCGCCCTGGCGGCGGCCGGCCACCTGCTCCGCGCGCCGGAACTGGCGACCCGGCGTACGGAACTGGCGGACCGGCTGCGGTCGTGGGCGGCGAACACGCCACCGGTGGACCGCGTCCGCGTGGCGTTGACGTTGTCGTGCTGGGGCATCGCGCCACACGAGGCCCTGACCGACCCCGACCCGGTGGTACGGGCGTACGCGGCGATCTCGCCGGCGCTGGACACCGACCCCAGGGCGTTGGACGAGGTGCGCACCGCGCTGCGCGACCCGGAATCCGCCGATGCCTGGTTCGCCGACGAACCACTGCCGCACCTGGACCACAGATTCGGTGCCTGCCTGGTGGAGGCGCTGCTGAGACGGACCGCCACCTTCGAGGAGGTGGAGGAGGAAGCCGCGGCCGTGGCCCGGTCGACGGAGAAAATCGGCCTGACCCCCATGCTCGAACGCGCCTTCACGCCACCGGTGTTCACCGACGACCAGTTGACCCCGGCTCAACGCCGCTTCCGCGACGTGTTGGACAAGCACGTCTTGTCGTGA
- a CDS encoding TetR/AcrR family transcriptional regulator translates to MTPRRTAAVREDLITSAQRLISTRGTAGLTVRDIAREAGVAAGALYNHFSDKEELLALALHAHVSAVDRSHGSPTLDGTLAENLKALVTHALAVHIVMLPAFVGLVGSPEVMARFDALPNPLVAGLGLRAAVVGYLERERARGEVAVGVDLEIVATLLIGACHELVMPHLYRNAPLPESVDPSFVDRLVSTVLDGIVPR, encoded by the coding sequence ATGACACCCCGCCGCACCGCCGCCGTGCGCGAAGACCTGATCACCTCGGCGCAACGCCTGATCTCCACGCGTGGCACGGCCGGCTTGACGGTCCGGGACATCGCGCGCGAGGCGGGAGTGGCGGCGGGGGCCCTCTACAACCACTTCTCCGACAAGGAGGAGTTGCTCGCGCTCGCGTTGCACGCGCACGTGAGTGCCGTGGACCGGTCCCACGGCAGTCCGACGTTGGACGGCACCCTGGCGGAGAACCTGAAAGCGCTCGTCACGCACGCGCTGGCCGTCCACATCGTGATGCTCCCGGCGTTCGTCGGCCTGGTGGGCAGTCCGGAGGTGATGGCCCGTTTCGACGCCCTGCCCAACCCGCTGGTGGCCGGGCTGGGGTTGCGTGCTGCGGTGGTCGGCTACCTGGAACGGGAGCGGGCACGGGGGGAGGTGGCCGTCGGGGTCGACCTGGAGATCGTAGCCACCCTCCTCATCGGCGCGTGCCACGAACTGGTCATGCCCCACCTGTACCGCAACGCCCCGCTGCCGGAGTCCGTCGATCCGTCCTTCGTGGATCGCTTGGTCTCCACCGTCCTCGACGGCATCGTCCCGCGCTGA
- the htpG gene encoding molecular chaperone HtpG, translated as METREFQSEARQLLRLMIHSIYSNKDTFLRELVSNASDALDKLRLETFRDKDLVADTSDPHIALEVDADARTLTVRDNGIGMDRDEVVELIGTIARSGTAEFLKKLEQSRDQELIGQFGIGFYSTFMVADKVTLVTRRAGTDQGVRWESTGESTYTIEDVDDAPQGTAVTLHLKPADDEDNLADYTSTAKLTDIVKRYADFITWPVRLDGEEKPLNSRKALWARPASEVTEEEYAEFYRHLSHDWNKPLDTILMRAEGSFEYQALLFLPSRAPLDLFMRERKRGVQLYVKRVFIMEDCEELMPEYLRFVKGVVDAQDLSLNVSREILQQDRQIQLMRRRLVKKVLSTVKTLQADRPEDYATFWREFGAAVKEGLLSDPDNRATILGIASFDSTHDQDAQTTLAAYVERMKDDQTDIYYMTGGTRAAIENSPHLEALRAKGYEVLVLTDPIDEMWVDAVDEFEGKAFRSIAKGQVDVQSDDEKSAAQERGKDFADLLAWLTTTLADHVKEVRLSTRLTTSPACVVGDSHDLSPTLEKMYRAMGQEFPPVKRILEINPDHALVAGLRERFAADADHSAITGTAELVYGMAVLAEGGDLPDPARFVRLLSEQLQRAL; from the coding sequence GTGGAAACGCGCGAGTTCCAGTCAGAGGCGCGTCAGCTACTCCGGCTGATGATCCACTCGATCTACTCGAACAAGGACACGTTCCTGCGCGAGTTGGTCTCCAACGCCTCGGACGCGCTGGACAAGCTGCGGCTCGAGACGTTCCGCGACAAGGACCTGGTCGCGGACACCTCCGACCCGCACATCGCCCTGGAGGTCGACGCCGACGCGCGCACCCTCACGGTGCGCGACAACGGCATCGGCATGGACCGGGACGAGGTCGTGGAACTCATCGGGACCATCGCGCGGTCCGGCACGGCCGAGTTCCTCAAGAAGCTCGAGCAGAGCCGCGACCAGGAGCTGATCGGCCAGTTCGGCATCGGCTTCTACTCGACGTTCATGGTCGCCGACAAGGTCACGCTGGTGACCCGGCGCGCGGGCACCGACCAGGGCGTGCGGTGGGAGTCCACGGGCGAGAGCACCTACACCATCGAGGACGTCGACGACGCGCCGCAGGGCACCGCCGTCACGCTGCACCTCAAGCCCGCCGACGACGAGGACAACCTCGCCGACTACACGTCGACGGCCAAGCTCACCGACATCGTCAAGCGGTACGCGGACTTCATCACGTGGCCCGTGCGCCTGGACGGCGAGGAGAAGCCGCTCAACTCGCGCAAGGCCCTGTGGGCGCGGCCCGCCTCCGAGGTGACCGAGGAGGAGTACGCCGAGTTCTACCGGCACCTCAGCCACGACTGGAACAAGCCGCTCGACACGATCCTCATGCGCGCCGAGGGCTCGTTCGAGTACCAGGCCCTCCTGTTCCTGCCGTCGCGGGCGCCGCTGGACCTGTTCATGCGCGAGCGCAAGCGCGGCGTGCAGCTCTACGTCAAGCGGGTCTTCATCATGGAGGACTGCGAAGAGCTGATGCCGGAGTACCTGCGCTTCGTGAAGGGTGTCGTCGACGCGCAGGACCTCTCGCTCAACGTCTCCCGCGAGATCCTCCAGCAGGACCGCCAGATCCAGCTCATGCGCCGCCGGCTGGTCAAGAAGGTGCTGTCCACGGTCAAGACGCTCCAGGCCGACCGGCCCGAGGACTACGCCACGTTCTGGCGCGAGTTCGGCGCGGCGGTCAAGGAGGGCCTGCTCTCCGACCCCGACAACCGCGCCACGATCCTGGGCATCGCCTCGTTCGACTCCACGCACGACCAGGACGCGCAGACCACGCTGGCCGCGTACGTGGAACGGATGAAGGACGACCAGACCGACATCTACTACATGACCGGCGGCACGCGGGCCGCGATCGAGAACTCGCCGCACCTGGAGGCGTTGCGCGCCAAGGGGTACGAGGTGCTCGTGCTCACCGACCCGATCGACGAGATGTGGGTCGACGCGGTCGACGAGTTCGAGGGCAAGGCGTTCCGCTCGATCGCCAAGGGCCAGGTCGACGTGCAGAGCGACGACGAGAAGTCCGCCGCCCAGGAGCGCGGCAAGGACTTCGCCGACCTGCTCGCGTGGCTGACCACGACCTTGGCCGACCACGTCAAGGAGGTCCGGCTCTCCACCCGCCTGACCACCTCGCCCGCGTGCGTCGTCGGCGACTCGCACGACCTGAGCCCGACCCTGGAGAAGATGTACCGGGCGATGGGCCAGGAGTTCCCGCCGGTGAAGCGGATCCTGGAGATCAACCCGGACCACGCCCTGGTCGCCGGGCTGCGGGAGCGGTTCGCCGCGGACGCGGACCACTCGGCGATCACGGGCACGGCCGAACTGGTGTACGGCATGGCCGTGCTCGCCGAGGGTGGCGACCTGCCCGACCCGGCCCGGTTCGTGCGACTGCTGTCCGAGCAGCTCCAGCGCGCGCTCTGA
- a CDS encoding APH(3') family aminoglycoside O-phosphotransferase, whose amino-acid sequence MWEEVTVGMSGASVRRRGGVYRKESADLDLVGEGRRLVWLREHGIPAAEVLECAPGLLVTAAVPGRTAADPWAADLRPRVVDALADLTRRLHALPVDDCPFDRRLAVTVPEALAADVDLDDLDEERRGWSRDRLVAELLATTPDGEDLVVCHGDLSLPNVLFDPDTCRVTGVVDTGRLGVADRWTDLAIATRSLAGDLNPDYGPVYADRYLHRYGISPDAAKSDFYRLLDEFC is encoded by the coding sequence ATGTGGGAAGAGGTGACCGTGGGCATGTCCGGCGCCTCCGTGCGTCGTCGCGGCGGCGTGTACCGGAAGGAGTCGGCCGATCTCGACCTGGTCGGCGAGGGTCGGCGCCTGGTCTGGCTGCGCGAGCACGGCATCCCGGCCGCCGAGGTGCTGGAGTGCGCACCCGGCCTGCTGGTCACCGCGGCGGTGCCCGGTCGCACCGCGGCCGACCCGTGGGCCGCCGACCTGCGACCACGCGTGGTCGACGCGCTCGCCGACCTGACCCGCCGGCTGCACGCGCTGCCGGTGGACGACTGCCCGTTCGACCGGCGCCTCGCGGTGACCGTGCCGGAGGCGCTCGCCGCCGACGTGGACCTCGACGACCTGGACGAGGAACGCCGCGGGTGGAGCCGGGACCGGCTCGTCGCGGAACTGCTCGCGACCACGCCCGACGGCGAGGATCTTGTGGTGTGCCACGGCGACCTGTCGCTGCCCAACGTGCTGTTCGACCCGGACACCTGCCGGGTGACCGGCGTGGTGGACACCGGCCGGCTGGGTGTCGCCGACCGGTGGACCGATCTCGCCATCGCCACGCGTTCGCTCGCGGGCGATCTCAACCCCGACTACGGCCCGGTCTACGCGGACCGGTACCTGCACCGCTACGGCATCTCACCGGACGCGGCCAAGTCGGACTTCTACCGGCTGCTCGACGAGTTCTGCTGA
- a CDS encoding SWIM zinc finger family protein, whose amino-acid sequence MVWFDDAELRRNAGDTWYSRGLGYVDRVEGLTRSATEVVAAVTGTDEYTVRLWRKGRRLAADCSCPWGQLGNFCKHCVAVGLVALATRPEPESEPEVDLRAYLDGVPREGLVDLVLGLAARDDEVRLLLSRRALGSAGPRPEELYDTVDALRPTSARDLVRVVRAAEDVLGTLETLAVDHPATAAVLARRALANLVSRRLRTKNETLRDSVHDTVTRTVHVLAKLPAADPAEFARWLLGVQRDAPDFPEIAVAGLADALGDEGLDEYGRLVAGPLRDVYLREIVGDVDAKVAEYARGQDAGRYLRIAEELRAVGRNADAASRLRRGLLDATPARRELADALRDLEPGTDPDREAAAGCWAAFEEQPDEFRFRVLLAAAEPLDAVDYARKRAFALLRRRAATEGGRTLVEIMVAAGDFDGAWAAAHEFGCGPVQWFLVARHRARTHPAQAAPIFEYEIDGAIAAKTPEGYRKAAALLVRLRGLHERCGVDFAAYLERLKSEHHRKKALLDSLSSAGL is encoded by the coding sequence GTGGTGTGGTTCGACGACGCCGAGTTACGGCGCAACGCGGGGGATACCTGGTACTCGCGGGGATTGGGGTACGTCGACCGGGTCGAGGGACTCACCCGGTCGGCGACGGAGGTGGTCGCCGCGGTGACCGGCACCGACGAGTACACGGTGCGGTTGTGGCGCAAGGGCCGCCGGCTGGCCGCCGACTGTTCGTGCCCCTGGGGCCAGTTGGGCAACTTCTGCAAGCACTGCGTGGCCGTGGGTCTCGTGGCGCTCGCGACCCGACCCGAACCGGAGTCCGAACCCGAGGTGGACCTGCGTGCCTACCTCGACGGCGTGCCACGCGAGGGGCTCGTGGACCTGGTACTGGGTCTGGCCGCACGCGACGACGAGGTACGACTGCTGCTGAGCCGACGCGCGCTCGGTTCCGCCGGACCACGCCCCGAAGAGCTGTACGACACCGTGGACGCCTTACGCCCGACGAGCGCACGCGACCTGGTTCGAGTCGTGCGTGCGGCGGAAGACGTCCTGGGCACCCTGGAAACCCTGGCCGTCGACCACCCGGCGACGGCGGCCGTCCTCGCGCGGCGGGCACTGGCCAACCTCGTGTCCCGTCGGCTCAGGACGAAGAACGAGACCCTCCGGGATTCCGTGCACGACACCGTCACGCGGACTGTGCACGTGCTCGCGAAGCTCCCCGCCGCGGACCCCGCCGAGTTCGCCCGATGGCTGCTGGGTGTCCAGCGCGACGCACCGGACTTCCCGGAGATCGCGGTCGCCGGGTTGGCGGACGCGCTCGGCGACGAGGGCTTGGACGAGTACGGACGGCTGGTGGCCGGACCACTGCGGGACGTCTACCTGCGGGAGATCGTCGGCGACGTGGACGCGAAGGTGGCGGAGTACGCGCGGGGTCAGGACGCCGGCCGCTACCTGCGCATCGCCGAGGAGCTGCGGGCCGTCGGCCGGAACGCGGACGCGGCGTCGCGGCTGCGGCGCGGTCTGCTCGACGCCACGCCCGCGCGCCGCGAACTCGCCGACGCGCTGCGTGACCTGGAACCCGGCACCGACCCGGACCGCGAGGCGGCGGCGGGCTGCTGGGCGGCGTTCGAGGAACAGCCCGACGAGTTCCGGTTCCGCGTGCTGCTCGCCGCCGCCGAACCGCTCGATGCGGTGGACTACGCCCGGAAGCGCGCGTTCGCGCTGTTGCGCCGCCGCGCGGCGACCGAGGGTGGCCGGACCCTCGTGGAGATCATGGTCGCGGCCGGCGACTTCGACGGGGCCTGGGCGGCGGCCCACGAGTTCGGGTGCGGTCCCGTGCAGTGGTTCCTGGTGGCACGCCACCGGGCGCGGACCCACCCGGCCCAGGCCGCGCCGATCTTCGAGTACGAGATCGACGGCGCGATCGCGGCCAAGACGCCGGAGGGCTACCGGAAAGCCGCCGCGCTGTTGGTCAGGTTGCGCGGGCTGCACGAACGCTGCGGTGTCGACTTCGCCGCGTACCTGGAACGCCTGAAATCCGAGCACCACCGGAAGAAGGCGTTGCTGGATTCCCTGTCGTCCGCGGGGTTGTAG
- a CDS encoding ABC-F family ATP-binding cassette domain-containing protein, with translation MSDAFVVLSDLSFSWPDDTPVFDGLSGTFAAGRTGLVAPNGAGKSTLLRLIAGDLRPTAGTATVDGTFGYLPQTLPLTADATVAEVLGIAEILSALDAVESGDASEEHFTTIGTEWDVEERTRAQLDRLGLGDLAMDRRTGTLSGGQIVSLGLAARLLERPDVLLLDEPTNNLDRDAKARLHDVLAHWSGCLVLVSHDRELLDAMDRIVELERGDLRSYGGNFTLYQETVEAEREVAARNVRNAEQDLKREKRELQQARERSARRAGNAARNLGNAGLPKLFAGNMKNNAQRSAGRADETHTSRVGDARARLDEAERALRDDKRIALELPDTTVPAGRTLFEGEGIRRGVLAGVDLTVRGPERIALTGPNGSGKSTLLRVLDGDLVPDEGTIRRADGRVAYLSQRLDLLDPDRTIAENFAGFAPSLPESRRLTLLARFLFRGARAHLPVGVLSGGERLRATLACVLFAEPAPHLLLLDEPTNNLDLVSVEQLEQALNAYRGAFVVVSHDERFLSGIGVRRRVGLVGGRLVAQQNSSSSR, from the coding sequence ATGTCCGACGCATTCGTCGTCCTGTCCGACCTGTCCTTCTCCTGGCCCGACGACACCCCCGTCTTCGACGGCCTGTCCGGCACCTTCGCCGCCGGCCGCACGGGTCTCGTCGCGCCCAACGGCGCCGGCAAGAGCACCCTGCTGCGCCTGATCGCCGGCGACCTGCGCCCCACCGCCGGCACCGCGACGGTGGACGGCACGTTCGGCTACCTGCCGCAGACCCTGCCCCTGACCGCCGACGCGACCGTGGCCGAGGTCCTCGGCATCGCGGAGATCCTGTCCGCACTCGACGCCGTGGAGTCCGGCGACGCGAGCGAGGAGCACTTCACCACCATCGGCACGGAGTGGGACGTCGAGGAACGCACCCGCGCCCAACTCGACCGGCTCGGCCTGGGCGACCTGGCCATGGACCGGCGGACCGGCACGCTCAGCGGCGGGCAGATCGTCTCCCTGGGGCTGGCCGCACGCCTGCTCGAACGCCCCGACGTGCTGCTGCTCGACGAACCCACCAACAACCTCGACCGCGACGCCAAGGCCCGCCTGCACGACGTGCTCGCGCACTGGTCGGGTTGCCTGGTCCTGGTCAGCCACGATCGCGAGCTGCTCGACGCGATGGACCGGATCGTCGAGCTGGAACGCGGCGACCTCCGTTCCTACGGCGGCAACTTCACGCTCTACCAGGAGACCGTCGAAGCCGAACGCGAGGTCGCCGCGCGCAACGTCCGCAACGCCGAGCAGGACCTCAAGCGCGAGAAGCGGGAACTCCAGCAGGCCCGGGAGCGGTCCGCCCGCCGGGCGGGCAACGCCGCGCGCAACCTCGGCAACGCCGGCCTGCCGAAGCTGTTCGCGGGGAACATGAAGAACAACGCCCAACGTTCGGCGGGCAGGGCCGACGAGACCCACACGTCACGGGTGGGCGACGCCAGGGCCAGGCTGGACGAGGCCGAACGCGCGCTGCGCGACGACAAGCGGATCGCCCTTGAGCTGCCCGACACGACCGTCCCCGCCGGTCGGACCCTGTTCGAGGGCGAGGGGATCCGCCGCGGCGTGCTCGCCGGCGTCGACCTGACCGTGCGCGGCCCGGAGCGGATCGCGTTGACGGGCCCGAACGGCAGCGGCAAGTCCACGCTGCTGCGCGTGCTCGACGGCGACCTGGTACCGGACGAGGGCACGATCCGCCGCGCGGACGGTCGCGTCGCGTACCTGTCACAGCGGTTGGACCTGCTCGACCCGGACCGGACGATCGCGGAGAACTTCGCCGGGTTCGCGCCGTCGTTGCCCGAGTCGCGGCGGCTGACCCTGCTGGCACGCTTCCTGTTCCGGGGCGCCCGGGCGCACCTGCCGGTGGGCGTGCTGTCCGGCGGCGAACGGCTGCGGGCCACGCTGGCGTGCGTGCTGTTCGCCGAACCCGCGCCGCACCTGCTGCTGCTCGACGAGCCGACGAACAACCTGGACCTGGTCAGCGTCGAGCAGTTGGAGCAGGCGCTCAACGCCTACCGGGGTGCGTTCGTCGTGGTCAGCCACGACGAACGGTTCCTGTCGGGCATCGGCGTGCGGCGGCGGGTGGGCTTGGTGGGCGGTCGGCTCGTGGCTCAGCAGAACTCGTCGAGCAGCCGGTAG
- a CDS encoding class I SAM-dependent methyltransferase: MTEIVNTHQSEAWNGYEGTHWADNHDRYDALNGAYNPHLLAAVGAGDRVLDLGCGNGQVTRLAARRGAHATGVDLSAPMLARARSCAQAEGVDNVTFEQGDVQVHPFAADSYDVVLSRFGVMFYADPVAAFANVRRALRPGGRLAFLCIRGLGDLGPVLRAIGGPSPVGPDGSGPLSLSDPDVVRRTLTDAGFTDIGVAAVDEPQWWGADVADATAFLLAWGPVRHALGEDTSHVRDAVAAALAPHAGPEGVRLLGNAWLVTAS, encoded by the coding sequence ATGACCGAGATCGTCAACACGCACCAGTCCGAAGCGTGGAACGGCTACGAGGGCACGCACTGGGCCGACAACCACGACCGGTACGACGCGCTGAACGGCGCGTACAACCCGCACCTGCTGGCCGCGGTCGGCGCGGGCGACCGCGTGCTCGACCTCGGCTGCGGCAACGGCCAGGTCACCCGCCTCGCCGCCCGCCGGGGCGCCCACGCGACCGGCGTGGACCTGTCGGCCCCGATGCTCGCCCGCGCCCGGTCCTGCGCCCAGGCGGAAGGCGTCGACAACGTCACCTTCGAGCAGGGCGACGTGCAGGTGCACCCGTTCGCCGCCGACTCCTACGACGTGGTCCTCAGCCGCTTCGGCGTCATGTTCTACGCCGACCCGGTCGCCGCGTTCGCCAACGTCCGCCGCGCACTGCGACCGGGCGGACGCCTGGCGTTCCTGTGCATCCGCGGCCTGGGCGACCTCGGTCCCGTGCTGCGCGCGATCGGCGGTCCCAGCCCGGTCGGCCCGGACGGTTCGGGTCCGCTGTCGCTGTCCGACCCCGACGTGGTCCGCCGGACGCTGACCGACGCCGGCTTCACCGACATCGGTGTGGCCGCGGTCGACGAGCCGCAGTGGTGGGGCGCCGACGTGGCCGACGCGACCGCGTTCCTGCTCGCCTGGGGCCCGGTCCGCCACGCGCTGGGCGAGGACACGTCCCACGTCCGGGACGCCGTGGCCGCCGCCCTCGCGCCGCACGCCGGACCGGAGGGCGTGCGGCTGCTGGGCAACGCCTGGCTCGTCACCGCCTCCTGA
- a CDS encoding TetR family transcriptional regulator, which yields MDRRERRKRETRQRIVDTAIRLFAEQGYERTTVVQIAEAADVATKTFFNYFPSKEDVLFDDGGPRIDHMLAIVASRGPDESLPDVLLRAHDELITEYRPGPELAKLFTELVTTVPAIQSRMLRVAFEAQRRMATALVERYPDELDAISAAAVVGAIVGATHAVALTSYELGQSGDEYRESLVRGIGIALRGLTPPRR from the coding sequence ATGGACCGGCGTGAACGCAGGAAGCGGGAGACACGACAGCGCATCGTGGACACCGCCATCCGGCTGTTCGCCGAGCAGGGCTACGAGCGCACGACCGTGGTGCAGATCGCCGAGGCGGCGGACGTGGCCACGAAGACGTTCTTCAACTACTTCCCCAGCAAAGAGGACGTCCTCTTCGACGACGGCGGCCCGCGAATCGACCACATGCTCGCGATCGTCGCGAGCCGGGGCCCGGACGAGTCGCTGCCGGACGTGCTGCTGCGCGCTCACGACGAGCTGATCACCGAGTACCGGCCGGGACCGGAGTTGGCGAAGCTGTTCACCGAACTGGTGACGACGGTGCCCGCGATCCAGTCCCGGATGCTGCGCGTGGCGTTCGAGGCCCAGCGCCGGATGGCCACCGCGCTGGTCGAGCGGTACCCGGACGAACTCGACGCGATCAGCGCCGCCGCCGTGGTGGGCGCGATCGTCGGCGCCACGCACGCGGTCGCGCTCACCAGTTACGAGCTGGGCCAGTCCGGAGACGAGTACCGGGAATCGCTGGTGCGCGGCATCGGGATCGCGTTGCGCGGGTTGACACCGCCGAGGCGTTGA
- a CDS encoding AAA family ATPase — protein sequence MRERAVLLVTGIQAAGKSTVAQLLAERLDDAVHLRGDLFRRMIVTGRADMTPDPSPEAVRQLRLRHRLTADVADAYFEAGFTVVAQDVVLGDHLTDLVTSIRSRPLLVVVLAPSPAAVAAREAGRGKNSYDEWTVNLLDQGLRTETPRIGLWLDTSDQTPEETTTEILARAWTEARISYDHLE from the coding sequence ATGCGGGAACGGGCGGTGCTGCTCGTGACGGGGATCCAGGCGGCGGGCAAGTCGACCGTGGCCCAACTGCTGGCCGAACGCCTCGACGACGCCGTGCACCTGCGCGGCGACCTGTTCCGCCGCATGATCGTCACCGGCCGCGCGGACATGACCCCCGACCCGAGCCCGGAGGCCGTCCGGCAGTTGCGCCTGCGCCACCGGCTGACGGCGGACGTGGCGGACGCGTACTTCGAGGCGGGGTTCACCGTCGTGGCTCAGGACGTGGTCCTGGGCGACCACCTGACCGACCTGGTGACGTCGATCCGCTCCCGGCCGTTGCTCGTGGTCGTGCTGGCCCCGAGCCCGGCTGCGGTGGCGGCCCGCGAGGCGGGGCGGGGGAAGAACAGCTACGACGAGTGGACCGTCAACCTCCTGGACCAGGGCCTGCGCACCGAGACCCCGCGCATCGGTCTCTGGCTGGACACCTCGGACCAGACCCCGGAGGAGACGACGACCGAGATCCTCGCCCGCGCGTGGACCGAGGCCCGAATCTCTTACGATCACCTTGAGTAG
- a CDS encoding arylamine N-acetyltransferase, with amino-acid sequence MSPDVRPDLAGLRVLQRAMTGSVSYENIDIQLRVPLSLAADDLVDKIVTRRRGGFRYEKHALFFLLLRALGFDVTAVRGAIERESRGDSAWRNPMPLLVALDGARWIVDGGLGDGFVEPVPLRTGAHARSRQHYRVERLGDDLWRPHHHPGGSTPPGDVRFGDHAPGPRPPWT; translated from the coding sequence GTGTCGCCGGACGTCCGGCCCGACCTGGCGGGCTTGCGGGTCCTGCAACGGGCGATGACCGGTTCCGTGTCGTACGAGAACATCGACATCCAACTGCGGGTACCGCTCTCGCTCGCGGCGGACGACCTCGTCGACAAGATCGTCACCAGGCGCCGCGGCGGCTTCCGCTACGAGAAGCACGCCCTGTTCTTCCTGCTGTTGCGGGCGTTGGGCTTCGACGTCACGGCTGTGCGCGGCGCGATCGAACGCGAGTCGCGCGGCGATTCGGCCTGGCGCAACCCCATGCCGCTGCTGGTCGCGCTCGACGGCGCGCGCTGGATCGTGGACGGCGGCCTCGGCGACGGGTTCGTCGAGCCCGTCCCGCTGCGGACCGGCGCGCACGCCCGGAGCCGGCAGCACTACCGGGTCGAGCGGCTCGGCGACGACCTCTGGCGCCCGCACCACCACCCCGGCGGTAGCACACCACCGGGGGACGTCCGCTTCGGTGACCACGCGCCGGGTCCACGTCCGCCATGGACCTGA